The following are encoded together in the Salvia hispanica cultivar TCC Black 2014 chromosome 6, UniMelb_Shisp_WGS_1.0, whole genome shotgun sequence genome:
- the LOC125195385 gene encoding uncharacterized protein LOC125195385: MVETGRLLFVRTQQKKMRAEMYSGLAEAVLRGDTDGSMHGKRIILPSSFIGGARYMIQNYQDAMAICRWVGYPSLFITFTCNPKWPEIVRFLSSRGLKSDDRPDIVCRIFKVKLDSFVRDLKTKNFFGAVKAVVYTIEFQKRGLPHSHILLFLSNEDKQPRPQRIDEIISAEIPDPVSDPGYFKNVQEYMVHGPCGVVRKSSPCMRNGRCSKYFPKKFVVATTFDDDGYPVYRRRDSGRVIMKDGVPLDNRYIVLHNRALLMKYGGHVNVEWCNQSRSIKYLFKYINKGHDRVTTSFFQSGPNGSDQVQDEISLYYDCRYISSCEAAWRILGFEVQYKDPSVERLSFHLPNEQSVIFDERDRLDNIIWQPRKQRFSIGRLFYVPPGSGDIYYLRCLLNIVRGATSYEDIRRVNGVQYDTFRDACFAFGLLDDDKEYVDGIIEASFWSSAHSIRLLFVSLLTSDSISRPDFVWRSCWKYLSEDVLYNQRKLRSLPGLLLSDEDVQNFALAEIEKLLLNIGKSLQNFQGMPYPKSEFFETFENRLICDELCYDRETLGREHLDFLSKFTDEQLHVHNTIMSSVDSNAGGMFFVYGYGGTGKTFIWKSLSAGIRSKGEIVLNVASSDIASLLLPGGRTTHSRFKIPIIVDEDSMCNIKPGSALAELIIRAKLIIWDEAPMVHKHSIEAVGRTFRDIMRVCDEGSMQKPFGGKTVVFGGDFRQILPVVPKGSRQDVVNVVINSSYLWKYCRIDMSSDSIAHSDSTSGGLAALHSVEFLNNLKCSGTPNHELLLKVGTPVMLLRNIDHSNGLCNGTRLLITRLGDYVLEAQVLAGHNVGHKVLIPRMSLIPSDPRLPFKLQRRQFPVAVSYAMTINKSQGQSLAHVGLFLRKPVFSHGQLYVAISRVTSRAGMKILVCKDEDDDNRGDSTVNVVYKEVFQNL, from the exons ATGGTTGAGACTGGACGTTTATTGTTTGTCAGAACACAGCAGAAAAAAATGCGTGCCGAAATGTATAGTGGTTTGGCAGAGGCTGTACTTCGAGGTGATACAGATGGTTCTATGCATGGCAAACGAATCATTTTGCCATCCAGTTTTATAGGTGGTGCAAGATATATGATCCAGAATTACCAAGATGCTATGGCCATATGTAGATGGGTTGGTTACCCATCTTTGTTTATCACCTTTACGTGTAATCCTAAGTGGCCAGAGATTGTTAGATTTCTTTCATCCAGGGGCTTAAAATCAGATGATCGTCCTGATATTGTGTGTAGGATTTTTAAAGTAAAGTTGGATAGTTTTGTAAGAGAtcttaaaaccaaaaatttttttggagCTGTGAAAGCAG TGGTGTATACAATTGAGTTTCAGAAGCGTGGTTTGCCTCATTCACacattttgctttttttaagCAATGAGGATAAACAACCTCGGCCCCAACGTATTGATGAGATTATTTCTGCTGAGATTCCTGATCCAGTATCTGATCCGGGCTATTTTAAGAATGTGCAAGAGTATATGGTGCATGGACCATGTGGTGTTGTTCGAAAATCTTCTCCTTGCATGCGGAATGGAAGATGTTCAAAATACTTTCCgaaaaaatttgttgttgcCACAACGTTTGATGATGACGGTTATCCTGTTTACCGACGTAGAGACAGTGGTCGTGTTATTATGAAAGATGGGGTGCCCTTGGATAATAGATACATTGTTCTGCACAATCGTGCACTACTTATGAAATATGGTGGCCATGTAAATGTCGAGTGGTGCAATCAATCGCGATCCATCAAGTATTTGTTTAAGTACATAAATAAAGGTCACGATCGCGTGACTACATCTTTTTTCCAGTCTGGCCCAAATGGTTCTGATCAAGTACAGGATGAAATTAGTTTGTACTATGATTGTAGATATATTTCGTCCTGTGAAGCTGCTTGGAGAATTTTGGGGTTTGAAGTTCAGTATAAGGATCCGTCTGTTGAAAGACTGAGTTTTCACCTTCCTAATGAGCAGAGCGTTATATTTGATGAGAGAGACCGATTGGATAAT ATCATTTGGCAACCTAGAAAGCAACGTTTCTCCATTGGGAGGTTGTTTTATGTTCCTCCTGGTTCTGGTGATATCTATTATTTGAGATGTTTGTTGAACATTGTTAGAGGAGCTACATCGTATGAAGACATTAGGCGTGTGAATGGTGTTCAGTATGATACATTCCGAGATGCCTGTTTTGCTTTTGGATTGTTGGACGATGATAAGGAATATGTTGATGGAATTATTGAGGCATCATTTTGGTCATCTGCCCATTCCATAAGATTGCTATTTGTTAGTTTGTTGACTTCAGATTCTATTTCTAGACCGGATTTTGTTTGGCGAAGTTGTTGGAAATATTTATCTGAAGATGTTTTGTATAATCAAAGAAAATTGAGAAGTCTTCCag GGTTGTTGCTGAGCGACGAGGATGTCCAAAATTTTGCTTTGGCGGAGATTGAGAAGTTGTTGTTAAATATTGGTAAAAGTTTGCAAAATTTCCAGGGTATGCCTTATCCGAAATCTGAGTTTTttgaaacatttgaaaatagaTTGATTTGCGATGAGTTGTGTTATGATCGTGAAACTTTGGGAAGAGAACATTTGGACTTTCTTTCTAAGTTTACTGATGAACAACTTCATGTTCATAATACTATTATGTCATCCGTTGACTCAAATGCTGGGGGAATGTTTTTTGTCTATGGTTATGGAGGTACTGGTAAAACTTTCATATGGAAGTCTTTGTCAGCCGGGATTCGTTCGAAGGgtgaaattgttttaaatgtgGCATCAAGTGACATAGCTTCTTTATTGTTGCCTGGAGGTAGAACAACTCATTCTCGCTTTAAGATTCCCATCATTGTTGATGAAGATTCTATGTGCAACATAAAACCTGGGAGCGCGCTTGCTGAACTCATTATTAGAGCTAAGCTTATCATATGGGATGAAGCTCCGATGGTTCATAAACATTCGATTGAAGCTGTCGGCAGGACCTTTAGAGATATCATGCGTGTATGTGATGAGGGTAGTATGCAGAAACCATTTGGTGGAAAAACTGTTGTTTTTGGTGGTGACTTTAGGCAAATCTTGCCTGTTGTTCCAAAGGGTAGTAGGCAAGATGTTGTGAATGTTGTTATCAACTCTTCTTACCTTTGGAAGTATT GTCGTATTGATATGAGCTCCGATAGTATTGCTCACTCAGATTCGACATCGGGTGGTTTAGCTGCGCTACATTCAGTTGAGTTTTTGAACAACTTGAAGTGTTCAGGTACACCTAATCATGAATTGTTGCTGAAAGTTGGTACTCCTGTTATGCTCCTAAGGAATATAGATCACTCGAACGGATTATGTAATGGCACAAGATTGTTGATTACACGATTAGGTGATTATGTTCTGGAGGCTCAAGTGTTGGCTGGGCATAATGTTGGGCATAAAGTTTTGATCCCTCGAATGTCTTTAATTCCTTCTGATCCAAGGTTGCCGTTCAAATTACAACGACGGCAATTCCCTGTGGCTGTGTCGTATGCAATGACCATTAACAAAAGTCAAGGTCAATCTTTGGCTCATGTTGGGTTATTCCTACGAAAACCAGTATTCAGTCATGGACAGTTGTATGTTGCTATATCTCGAGTCACGAGTCGCGCAGGTATGAAGATTTTGGTCTGTAAAGACGAGGATGATGATAATAGGGGTGATTCGACTGTTAATGTTGTTTACAAAGAGgttttccaaaatttatga